From the genome of Desmodus rotundus isolate HL8 chromosome 2, HLdesRot8A.1, whole genome shotgun sequence, one region includes:
- the EPCIP gene encoding LOW QUALITY PROTEIN: exosomal polycystin-1-interacting protein (The sequence of the model RefSeq protein was modified relative to this genomic sequence to represent the inferred CDS: inserted 2 bases in 2 codons; substituted 1 base at 1 genomic stop codon) has protein sequence MAPASRCRLHLLLSTLGILALDRWARGPRSSTLIFTTENGVRKCSCPTGIRGCDCSLASNSSRVTVXFTNSSALGLLLNFTLVRDLKLSLCSTNTLPTGCLAICGLKRLQVNTGPKHPAPEQSLLXHGEPRGKPTAHRGTYIAVLDMALFNRVSSLWSYSTESVASIPDDVPXFSDFQTFPILSDESYVVTFILSLWPTTRSCGPWGMI, from the exons ATGGCTCCAGCCTCCAGGTGCAGGCTCCACCTGCTGCTCAGCACCCTGGGCATCCTTGCACTTGACCGCTGGGCACGGGGCCCTCGGAGCAGCACGCTGATCTTCACCACGGAGAACGGTGTTCGGAAGTGCAGCTGCCCCACAGGCATCCGGGGCTGTGACTGCAGCCTGGCCAGCAACAGCAGCCGTGTGACCGTCTGATTCACCAACTCCTCCGCCCTGGGCCTGCTGCTGAACTTCACACTGGTCCGGGACCTGAAGCTGTCTCTATGCAGCACAAACACGCTCCCCACGGGCTGCCTGGCCATCTGTGGTCTGAAGAGGCTTCAGGTCAATACGGGGCCCAAGCACCCCGCGCCGGAGCAGAGCTTGC ACCACGGCGAGCCCCGGGGGAAGCCCACGGCCCACCGGGGCACGTACATCGCAGTCTTGGACATGGCCCTTTTCAACAGGGTGTCATCCCTGTGGTCGTACAGCACCGAGAGCGTGGCCAGCATCCCTGATGATGTCC ACTTTTCTGACTTTCAAACCTTCCCCATTCTAAGTGACGAAAGCTACGTTGTCACGTTCATTTTGTCACTGTGGCCGACCACCAGGAGCTGTGGCCCATGGGGGATGATTTGA